One part of the Halobacteria archaeon AArc-dxtr1 genome encodes these proteins:
- a CDS encoding malectin domain-containing carbohydrate-binding protein, with product MQRSEDDSSDRELASHRRRFLQGVGVTGATGLLAGCLGGDDSDDENGDDANGDDDGDEPEPASFEVTDLDPAETSLTRGSELAVEATIENTGEDGDEQTVEFHVDGDVEGEQDLDLDGGDSDTVEFDAGTDELAAGDYDYAVVTDDDEAMGELTVDPVLGDSPDALLTFDDDPLLAVFDSTATVAGTLENPYDVTAENIEIDLSLPDGWEIEGDADASFGDLGAGDSQEVGVEVSVPADAEAESEMTADVSYSVFDESADVSVTIDVSVVEPLSAPFGLDCGGELLEEGVEIDDLEFHPTAEQRAEIDLDEDDLEDVAWWPDAILFDPIPNPAINEEGEDIEGTEHDALYWTEYWQDDQFSIDLMVENGDYEVVLHFAEVVFDDPDEQQREFSAFVNGQTVVEELNLTADVGFATATTAGTVVTVTDNQISVDLDSSVENPKLSAVEIREADLESGVAGHYDANALAADDGDALAAWADATGEGLDLTQDDEDAQPTYHADGADGNATIRFEGNTDFGEGEYINSEGVPTESTAGVTMAVAFNTHDVTAERQTLLYNGSDDNGDGYGIFVNNEGGSGPDSEGYLHVLYGGVNWYWSDTAVEEDQFHVATLTISEDAPDQPELRLDGQLLTLEDQVEANPPVAPSDQFSIGQDTNDGHAPPYFHGDIGEAVVYDWELPTDQREELENQLGETWGVDVSHEIDGLAGHWAFDEESVEDGTVVDQSGHGHDGEIRGGVETGLDAPVGGAAAFDGESEEDVVVIESDDALNPSSYTVSLWMQTEDTQDWSALFAKEDSMWCGTGDENNLRMDAFDDTDFDDQLWGETDITDGEWHHVVFRHDADDVSQIFIDGELEDEIEAGGESDSSDFEIGIGAGVDGEDTWDHYTGQFADVRLYDRPLGEAEIGELFDA from the coding sequence ATGCAGCGTTCCGAAGATGATAGCAGTGATCGAGAACTCGCCAGCCACCGGCGGCGATTTCTCCAAGGTGTTGGTGTAACTGGTGCCACTGGCCTTCTCGCTGGTTGTCTCGGGGGAGATGACAGCGACGACGAGAACGGTGACGACGCAAACGGCGACGACGACGGCGACGAACCAGAACCCGCCAGCTTCGAGGTAACTGATCTCGATCCGGCCGAAACGAGTCTCACGCGCGGTAGCGAACTTGCCGTGGAGGCGACCATCGAGAACACCGGCGAGGACGGCGACGAACAGACCGTCGAGTTCCACGTCGACGGCGACGTCGAGGGCGAACAGGATCTCGACCTCGACGGCGGCGACAGCGACACCGTCGAGTTCGACGCCGGTACCGACGAGCTCGCCGCCGGGGACTATGACTACGCCGTCGTCACCGACGACGACGAGGCGATGGGCGAACTCACCGTCGATCCCGTACTCGGTGACAGTCCCGACGCCCTCCTCACGTTCGACGACGACCCCCTCCTGGCCGTCTTCGACAGCACGGCGACCGTCGCGGGAACGCTCGAGAACCCCTACGACGTCACAGCCGAGAACATCGAGATCGACCTGTCGCTCCCCGATGGATGGGAGATCGAAGGCGATGCCGACGCCAGCTTCGGTGACCTTGGCGCTGGCGACAGCCAGGAGGTCGGCGTCGAGGTTTCGGTTCCGGCAGATGCCGAGGCGGAAAGTGAGATGACTGCTGACGTTAGTTACAGCGTCTTCGACGAGAGTGCCGACGTCTCGGTGACGATCGACGTTTCGGTCGTCGAACCGCTCTCGGCGCCGTTCGGCCTCGACTGTGGCGGTGAGTTGCTCGAAGAGGGTGTCGAGATTGACGACCTCGAGTTCCACCCCACGGCAGAACAGCGGGCCGAAATCGATCTTGACGAGGACGATCTCGAGGACGTCGCGTGGTGGCCCGACGCGATCCTGTTTGATCCGATTCCGAACCCGGCGATAAACGAGGAAGGCGAGGATATCGAGGGAACAGAGCATGACGCGCTTTATTGGACCGAGTACTGGCAAGACGATCAGTTCTCGATCGATCTTATGGTCGAAAACGGAGACTATGAGGTGGTTCTCCACTTCGCAGAGGTCGTCTTTGACGACCCAGACGAACAGCAGCGAGAGTTCTCCGCGTTCGTCAACGGTCAAACCGTCGTCGAGGAGCTCAACCTTACCGCCGACGTCGGGTTCGCGACGGCGACGACGGCCGGCACGGTGGTCACCGTCACCGACAACCAGATCTCCGTCGACCTGGATTCGTCCGTTGAGAATCCGAAGTTGAGCGCCGTTGAGATCCGTGAGGCGGACCTGGAGTCCGGCGTCGCGGGACACTACGATGCGAACGCGCTCGCCGCCGACGACGGCGACGCGCTCGCCGCCTGGGCCGACGCCACCGGCGAGGGCCTCGATCTGACCCAGGACGACGAGGACGCCCAGCCAACCTACCACGCCGATGGGGCAGACGGCAACGCCACCATCCGATTCGAGGGCAACACCGACTTCGGCGAGGGCGAGTACATCAACTCCGAGGGTGTGCCGACGGAGTCGACGGCGGGCGTGACGATGGCCGTCGCGTTCAACACCCACGACGTCACCGCCGAACGCCAGACTCTCCTCTACAACGGCAGCGACGACAACGGCGACGGCTACGGTATCTTTGTCAACAACGAAGGCGGCAGCGGCCCCGATTCGGAGGGCTACCTCCACGTCCTGTACGGCGGCGTCAACTGGTACTGGTCGGATACGGCGGTTGAAGAGGATCAGTTCCACGTTGCGACGCTCACCATCTCAGAGGACGCCCCCGACCAGCCCGAACTCCGGCTCGACGGGCAGCTACTGACGCTGGAAGATCAGGTCGAGGCAAACCCGCCGGTCGCGCCGTCCGACCAGTTCAGCATCGGCCAGGACACGAACGACGGCCACGCTCCGCCGTACTTCCACGGCGATATCGGCGAGGCGGTGGTCTACGACTGGGAACTCCCAACCGACCAGCGCGAGGAACTCGAAAACCAGCTCGGCGAGACGTGGGGTGTCGACGTCTCCCACGAGATCGACGGACTCGCCGGCCACTGGGCGTTCGACGAGGAGAGCGTCGAGGACGGGACGGTCGTCGACCAGAGCGGTCACGGCCACGACGGCGAGATTCGGGGTGGCGTCGAGACAGGCCTCGACGCACCCGTTGGTGGCGCGGCCGCCTTCGACGGCGAGAGCGAGGAGGACGTCGTCGTGATCGAAAGCGACGACGCGCTCAACCCGAGTTCGTACACGGTCTCGCTGTGGATGCAGACGGAGGACACGCAAGACTGGTCGGCGCTGTTCGCCAAGGAGGACTCGATGTGGTGTGGCACCGGCGACGAGAACAATCTCCGGATGGACGCGTTCGACGATACCGACTTCGACGATCAGCTCTGGGGCGAGACGGACATCACGGACGGCGAGTGGCACCACGTGGTCTTCCGCCACGACGCCGACGATGTCTCGCAAATCTTCATCGACGGCGAGCTCGAAGACGAGATCGAAGCCGGCGGTGAGTCCGACAGCTCCGACTTCGAAATCGGAATCGGCGCGGGCGTCGACGGTGAGGACACCTGGGATCACTACACCGGACAGTTCGCCGACGTCCGTCTCTACGACCGACCCCTCGGCGAGGCCGAGATCGGGGAACTCTTCGACGCCTAA
- a CDS encoding DUF5797 family protein: MTLSEEVRDRLADVVELQPTKNAELQDRWGMESGSDVHRYLENELGEYYFRDDDSLIRATAEAADLVDVEPGIESESESAGPPERIRVPTLQTQIVDVLAGPDERSESVVSVLHSLREAYDVDPAAEAVRSGLRSLERKGVVSVEQRTVPTFRLAVDREAFEVEATD, translated from the coding sequence ATGACGCTCTCGGAGGAGGTGCGCGACCGCCTGGCCGACGTGGTGGAGCTACAGCCGACGAAAAATGCGGAGCTGCAGGATCGGTGGGGGATGGAAAGTGGCAGCGACGTCCATCGGTACCTCGAAAACGAGCTGGGAGAGTACTACTTTCGCGACGACGATAGCCTGATTCGGGCGACGGCTGAGGCCGCCGATCTCGTCGACGTGGAACCGGGAATCGAAAGCGAGTCCGAGTCGGCTGGCCCGCCCGAACGGATCCGGGTGCCGACACTACAGACACAGATCGTCGACGTCCTCGCCGGTCCCGACGAGCGCTCCGAGAGTGTGGTGTCGGTGTTACACAGCCTCAGGGAGGCGTACGATGTCGATCCAGCGGCCGAGGCGGTTCGCTCTGGCCTGCGAAGCCTCGAGCGAAAAGGCGTCGTCTCTGTCGAGCAGCGGACCGTTCCGACGTTCCGCCTGGCCGTCGACCGGGAGGCGTTCGAGGTCGAGGCTACCGACTGA
- a CDS encoding zinc ribbon domain-containing protein codes for MTWIRAVFAAGLSIILPGAGHALLRDWARALLFGGLFLSAFYVFLPTGEIAAAGSITELRSIAEGVDTMSQFALSFIILFATIDAGFRAFGFAPNGNSGDEGPSCPSCGKPLDEDLEFCHWCTTRLEPEPGAEEA; via the coding sequence ATGACCTGGATCCGAGCGGTATTCGCCGCCGGGCTCTCGATTATCCTGCCCGGCGCCGGCCACGCCCTCCTGCGCGACTGGGCCCGAGCACTGCTGTTCGGCGGGCTCTTTCTGTCGGCGTTTTACGTCTTCTTACCGACCGGCGAGATCGCCGCCGCAGGCTCGATCACCGAACTGCGCTCGATCGCAGAGGGCGTCGATACGATGAGTCAGTTCGCCCTCTCGTTTATCATCCTCTTTGCGACGATCGACGCCGGCTTCCGGGCGTTTGGCTTCGCGCCGAACGGCAACTCCGGGGACGAGGGGCCGAGCTGTCCGAGCTGCGGAAAACCGCTCGACGAGGATCTCGAGTTTTGTCACTGGTGTACGACGCGGCTCGAACCCGAACCCGGTGCTGAGGAAGCCTGA
- a CDS encoding DUF5787 family protein, whose amino-acid sequence MTVPVFDSEFAFELRTCRWAERSWPPDSDRDVATVVARQLGTKRRRWDTIVIECDPAALRERARFGSKRLDSDLLHVVQHAPDSWGYYRDVLPDPGYAWRYVREAIHQADDRGIVETRRAGNRIEIRRKWPYPDWIDRIVAIENKPDLDASAARRLGEQLEYDVAMALADEVWVATERGAPSAAVSDASAADPALFEDLPVEAGILSLDPDSLSATVTWFPRTLAVGEPGTQITERPDGSEYDASAARFEYVAPDAKAATRLGIAERAYERGWRSFVDTMRPDCRHFDLRDRDGAVPQCRANDCVPTAAQCSGSCPSFEPEPPGWRSQGWPIEGGPGASVKRLLAARRRRRRPEL is encoded by the coding sequence GTGACCGTCCCCGTCTTCGATTCCGAGTTCGCCTTCGAGTTGCGCACCTGCCGCTGGGCCGAGCGCTCTTGGCCACCCGACAGCGACCGCGACGTCGCGACCGTCGTCGCCCGCCAGCTCGGAACGAAGCGTCGGCGTTGGGATACGATCGTCATCGAGTGTGACCCGGCTGCACTCCGCGAACGCGCGCGCTTCGGCTCGAAGCGCCTCGATAGCGATTTGCTCCACGTCGTCCAGCACGCGCCCGACTCGTGGGGGTACTACCGCGACGTTCTCCCCGATCCCGGCTACGCCTGGCGGTACGTCCGCGAGGCGATCCACCAGGCCGACGATCGCGGAATCGTGGAAACGCGTCGCGCAGGAAACCGGATCGAGATCCGACGCAAGTGGCCGTATCCCGACTGGATCGATCGCATCGTCGCGATCGAGAACAAACCAGACCTCGACGCCAGCGCCGCCCGCCGACTCGGCGAGCAACTCGAGTACGACGTAGCGATGGCGCTGGCCGACGAGGTCTGGGTCGCCACGGAGCGGGGGGCTCCGTCGGCGGCTGTCTCCGACGCATCCGCGGCCGACCCCGCGTTGTTCGAGGATCTCCCCGTCGAGGCGGGCATCCTCTCGCTCGATCCCGACAGCCTCTCGGCAACGGTTACGTGGTTTCCTCGGACACTCGCCGTCGGCGAGCCCGGCACGCAGATTACGGAGCGGCCGGACGGTAGCGAGTACGACGCGTCGGCTGCCCGATTCGAGTACGTCGCTCCCGACGCGAAGGCCGCTACGCGCCTCGGGATCGCAGAGCGCGCCTACGAACGAGGGTGGCGTTCGTTCGTCGACACGATGCGCCCCGACTGTCGGCACTTCGACCTCCGCGATCGTGACGGCGCCGTCCCACAGTGCCGGGCGAACGACTGCGTACCGACCGCCGCACAGTGTTCGGGCTCCTGTCCATCGTTCGAACCTGAGCCCCCGGGATGGCGCAGCCAGGGCTGGCCGATCGAGGGTGGTCCCGGTGCATCGGTCAAACGCCTTCTCGCTGCTCGACGACGGCGCAGGCGTCCAGAACTGTGA